The Synergistaceae bacterium genome contains a region encoding:
- a CDS encoding undecaprenyl-diphosphate phosphatase — translation MIKTLILGAVQGLCEFLPVSSSGHLALFQIFMGYEDNLVAFDILLHFATLLAVVLFFWRDIWEILCDWFGGWFTKSKRSGWSYGWAIIIASCVTAVLGLSLKNVVEKASESLLLVGIGELFTAIVLLMIPVFSRRPSNSSLMAIALAVGFAQGIAVLPGVSRSGMSIAMGLFMGLSISEAFRFSFLISIPAILGATLLECLKYIKGGEAVFLPEGWIAGAVVAFVLGMASLKFMKGLVDAGKWVYFGVYCLVIGAAAVLFGLGVLQV, via the coding sequence ATGATAAAGACGCTTATACTCGGGGCGGTCCAGGGCTTATGCGAGTTCCTGCCGGTCAGCAGCTCTGGACACCTTGCGCTGTTCCAGATATTCATGGGCTATGAAGATAACCTTGTGGCGTTCGACATACTGCTTCACTTCGCGACACTGCTGGCGGTTGTGCTGTTCTTCTGGCGGGACATCTGGGAGATTCTGTGCGACTGGTTCGGCGGGTGGTTCACGAAGAGCAAACGTTCCGGCTGGTCTTATGGCTGGGCAATAATAATCGCGTCATGCGTTACGGCGGTGCTCGGGCTGTCCTTGAAGAACGTCGTCGAGAAAGCCAGCGAGAGCTTGTTACTTGTCGGAATAGGAGAGCTTTTCACGGCGATAGTGCTTCTGATGATACCTGTATTTTCGCGCCGTCCAAGCAACTCATCGCTTATGGCGATAGCTCTGGCTGTGGGCTTCGCGCAGGGCATCGCGGTACTGCCGGGCGTTTCGCGCTCTGGAATGTCAATCGCTATGGGCTTGTTCATGGGGCTGAGCATCTCTGAGGCGTTCAGGTTCTCGTTCCTGATCTCGATACCTGCGATTCTCGGCGCAACACTTCTTGAGTGCCTGAAGTACATCAAGGGCGGAGAAGCTGTGTTTCTGCCGGAAGGATGGATAGCTGGTGCAGTTGTGGCGTTTGTTCTCGGAATGGCCTCACTGAAATTCATGAAGGGACTCGTTGACGCAGGGAAGTGGGTATACTTCGGGGTGTACTGCCTTGTGATTGGTGCGGCGGCTGTGCTGTTCGGGCTGGGGGTGCTGCAGGTTTGA
- a CDS encoding ribonuclease J: MYTKSFSNRRTNNLTQKNSRTRRKNGGSEGKEHLSFIALGGLGEIGKNMYVLEYGDEIIVIDSGLKFPDSELPGIDYIVPDISYLEANKDKILAILITHGHEDHTGGLPYVLPRLDVPLYGTQLTLGLIRNKLQEDLPLYRPDMHEIRAGDVIKIGSFTIRFIAVSHSIPDCVALSIDTPLGRIVHTGDFKLDSTPVDGRITDYGAFAEEGDKGVMLLCSDSTNAERKGFTPSERIIAATLDQLFRNYRSKRIIISSFASNVHRIQQVADVSARFNRKIAFLGRSMIRNVELARDTGYLKIDSKMIIQIEESWKYSDNQLVVVTTGSQGEPFSGLVTMSRGENKSIELGEHDVVFLLASVIPGNEKLVNNTINRLFAQGCEVVYERDKNIHVSGHASSEELKIMLNLVRPQYFVPVHGEYKHMVRHSQLAQEVGIPARNIFLMNNGDILTFTRSAPPKKHGQVQSGAVIVDGNAAGSIKSEVLKERREIAEDGVLVVGASVDDRGNLLAPVAIETQGVFISEDTPSIFQELYAVSERAIQEMAGGRVNVDALKKTLKARVRDVLRKRNSSFAVVLPVVSVRQSGYYDDISNYEKEFF; the protein is encoded by the coding sequence ATATATACAAAATCTTTCTCAAACAGGAGGACTAATAATTTGACGCAGAAAAATTCACGTACACGCAGGAAGAATGGAGGCAGTGAGGGCAAAGAGCATCTGAGCTTCATAGCACTCGGAGGGCTCGGGGAAATCGGAAAGAACATGTACGTTCTTGAGTACGGCGACGAAATCATAGTTATCGATTCGGGGCTGAAGTTCCCGGACAGCGAACTTCCCGGAATAGACTACATTGTGCCGGACATCTCTTACCTCGAAGCCAACAAGGACAAGATACTCGCAATCCTAATCACTCACGGCCACGAAGACCACACCGGCGGACTGCCTTATGTTCTGCCGCGTCTTGATGTTCCTCTCTACGGGACACAGCTGACGCTCGGACTTATCCGCAACAAGCTGCAGGAGGACTTGCCGCTCTACCGGCCCGACATGCACGAGATTCGCGCTGGGGACGTGATAAAGATAGGTTCGTTCACGATAAGGTTCATCGCGGTGTCGCACTCAATCCCCGACTGTGTAGCCCTGTCGATTGACACGCCGCTGGGACGGATTGTTCACACGGGGGACTTCAAGCTCGACAGCACGCCGGTAGACGGACGCATAACCGACTACGGAGCTTTTGCGGAAGAGGGGGACAAAGGAGTGATGCTTCTGTGTTCCGACAGCACGAACGCAGAGCGCAAAGGTTTCACGCCGTCAGAACGCATAATCGCGGCGACACTCGACCAGCTTTTCCGCAACTACAGGAGCAAGAGGATAATCATCTCGTCATTCGCGAGCAACGTCCACAGAATTCAGCAGGTTGCGGACGTGTCAGCGCGCTTCAACAGGAAGATAGCTTTTCTCGGCCGCAGCATGATTCGGAACGTTGAGCTTGCCAGAGATACCGGCTACCTCAAGATAGACTCGAAGATGATAATCCAGATCGAGGAGAGCTGGAAGTATTCTGACAATCAGCTCGTTGTTGTAACGACAGGAAGTCAGGGCGAGCCGTTCAGCGGCCTCGTAACGATGAGCAGGGGTGAGAACAAGTCCATAGAGCTCGGCGAACATGATGTAGTGTTCCTTCTTGCGTCGGTCATTCCCGGCAACGAAAAACTCGTGAACAACACAATCAACCGTCTGTTTGCGCAGGGGTGCGAAGTTGTTTACGAGAGGGACAAGAACATTCACGTCTCCGGCCACGCATCGAGCGAGGAGCTCAAGATTATGCTGAACCTCGTACGTCCGCAGTACTTTGTGCCCGTTCACGGAGAGTACAAGCACATGGTGAGACACTCACAGCTTGCGCAGGAAGTCGGCATCCCCGCCCGCAACATCTTCCTGATGAACAACGGAGACATCCTGACCTTCACGCGGAGTGCTCCGCCGAAGAAGCACGGCCAAGTGCAGTCTGGTGCAGTAATCGTTGACGGGAACGCCGCCGGAAGCATCAAGAGCGAAGTCCTCAAGGAACGCCGCGAGATTGCGGAAGACGGAGTGCTTGTTGTCGGTGCATCAGTTGACGACAGGGGGAATCTTCTTGCGCCGGTGGCCATCGAGACGCAGGGAGTGTTCATCTCTGAGGATACGCCGTCAATTTTCCAGGAACTCTACGCGGTGAGCGAGCGGGCAATTCAGGAGATGGCGGGGGGCAGGGTGAACGTCGATGCCCTGAAGAAGACACTGAAGGCACGTGTGAGGGATGTGCTGAGGAAACGCAACTCATCATTTGCTGTGGTGCTGCCGGTTGTGTCGGTGAGACAGTCGGGGTATTACGACGACATAAGCAATTACGAGAAAGAGTTTTTCTAG
- the maf gene encoding septum formation inhibitor Maf translates to MRIILASGSPRRKALLAELGLTFEVWKPDADESHSPDEAPEALCVRLSRLKAEAGSRRFPDALIIAADTIVVIDDAVLGKPTDREDAVRMLTMLQGRTHEVLTGVSVCRGGKIFSHAERTLVKFRPLTREEITAYVASGECDDKAGAYAVQGKGSLLVEGLNGDYFNVVGLPVCALGKMLASLGVNLLSRM, encoded by the coding sequence TTGAGGATAATTCTTGCGTCGGGAAGCCCGAGACGTAAAGCCTTGCTCGCTGAACTTGGCCTGACATTCGAGGTGTGGAAGCCTGATGCTGACGAGTCTCACTCTCCCGACGAAGCTCCTGAAGCACTGTGCGTGAGGTTATCGAGGCTGAAGGCAGAAGCTGGCTCACGAAGATTCCCTGACGCGCTGATTATTGCCGCAGATACTATCGTGGTGATTGATGATGCGGTTCTCGGGAAGCCAACTGACCGTGAAGACGCTGTGAGAATGCTGACGATGCTTCAGGGACGCACGCACGAGGTCTTGACGGGAGTAAGTGTGTGCAGGGGCGGAAAGATTTTCTCTCACGCAGAACGTACCCTCGTGAAATTCCGGCCTCTGACGCGTGAGGAGATAACCGCGTATGTAGCTTCAGGAGAGTGCGACGACAAGGCCGGTGCGTATGCTGTTCAGGGTAAGGGCTCGCTGTTGGTCGAAGGGCTTAACGGGGACTACTTCAACGTTGTGGGGCTTCCTGTGTGCGCACTGGGGAAAATGCTGGCCTCACTCGGAGTGAACCTGCTAAGCCGCATGTAG